A genomic segment from Gossypium hirsutum isolate 1008001.06 chromosome D04, Gossypium_hirsutum_v2.1, whole genome shotgun sequence encodes:
- the LOC107934335 gene encoding transcription initiation factor IIB, translated as MASSFCSTCEIDTETIIDHRAGYNLCSRCGSVLEISPFDEIPDLPIFSDSDENYDEFEYPLFEIDMSTWGPSLNSKDQKNVKTPLKKSLKLLAVMGDRLRLTKELKERAAEIYNIVDDYRTCRGRSLNSIVAACFFIACKESGSSRTLSEIAKAADGVSRKSINRTAESIKKQLEVETWKVQPGDLIERLCSNLGLGNQAIKAVKEAVERTEYLDIRRSPKTVLAAIIYMVIQLSHDKETAPVKDIAKVMEVTEITIRKSFKDISIFGSKLIPDWYAKEEDIKKIPVP; from the exons ATGGCTTCCAGCTTCTGTTCAACCTGTGAAATAGACACTGAAACTATTATTGATCATAGGGCTGGCTATAATTTATGTTCTCGATGCGGCTCGGTTCTTGAAATCAGCCCGTTTGATGAAATTCCCGACTTGCCAATCTTCTCAGATTCTGATGAAAATTACGATGAATTTGAATACCCACTTTTCGAAATCGATATGTCGACTTGGGGTCCGAGCTTAAACTCCAAAGATCAAAAGAACGTCAAGACTCCATTGAAGAAAAGCTTGAAACTGCTTGCAGTTATGGGGGACAGGTTAAGGTTGACGAAAGAGCTCAAAGAAAGAGCTGCTGAGATATACAACATAGTCGATGATTATAGAACGTGTAGAGGACGAAGCCTAAATTCCATTGTCGCGGCTTGCTTTTTCATTGCTTGTAAAGAAAGCGGATCTTCTCGGACGTTGAGCGAAATCGCTAAGGCGGCGGACGGAGTGTCGAGGAAGAGCATTAATCGAACCGCCGAATCGATAAAGAAACAGCTGGAAGTGGAGACCTGGAAGGTGCAGCCCGGCGACCTCATCGAACGATTGTGTTCGAATCTCGGACTGGGAAATCAAGCCATTAAAGCAGTCAAAGAAGCTGTTGAAAGAACAGAATATCTTGACATAAGGAGGAGTCCAAAAACAGTTTTGGCTGCCATTATTTACATGGTAATCCAGCTTAGCCATGACAAAGAAACAGCTCCGGTTAAAG ATATTGCAAAGGTAATGGAGGTTACTGAGATTACAATCAGGAAATCATTCAAGGATAtttcaatttttggatcaaaGCTGATACCTGATTGGTATGCTAAGGAAGAGGACATCAAGAAAATTCCCGTCCCTTGA